A DNA window from Halanaerobium saccharolyticum subsp. saccharolyticum DSM 6643 contains the following coding sequences:
- a CDS encoding NifB/NifX family molybdenum-iron cluster-binding protein: protein MKLIIPAVGASNFETEIHENFGRANYFAVINCENNQIKFVNNTAANKSSGAGVGAAQLCADQNADAVAAYHFGPKAYEALKAAGIELLDLKEQKLIKEAFNDYQAGNLTEAEAGPGGHF from the coding sequence ATGAAATTAATTATTCCTGCAGTTGGAGCTAGCAACTTTGAGACAGAGATTCATGAAAACTTTGGTCGAGCAAATTATTTTGCTGTAATAAATTGTGAGAACAATCAAATTAAATTTGTTAACAATACAGCAGCTAATAAAAGTAGTGGTGCTGGAGTAGGTGCTGCTCAGTTATGTGCCGATCAAAATGCAGATGCAGTTGCTGCCTATCATTTTGGTCCCAAAGCATATGAGGCATTAAAAGCAGCCGGAATTGAACTTCTAGATTTAAAAGAACAAAAATTAATTAAAGAAGCTTTTAATGATTACCAGGCAGGCAATTTAACTGAGGCTGAAGCTGGCCCTGGAGGACATTTTTAA
- a CDS encoding ATP-binding protein gives MNQEISLSILSGKGGTGKTTLAVNLALALDNVQLLDADVEEPNDYLFVSPEIGEKEKESVMRLIPEVNDEKCTACRKCVNFCEYNALAMMLDKVLIFEEVCHSCGGCKIVCPENAITEKEKELGKLYHDSLDNLDFWQGELNPGEEKAVPVIEKLKTKIDHDKKVIIDSPPGTTCPTIEAIIDTDFTIVVTEPSTFGLHDLKMVVEMLNNLNQAFAVIINRSESDADYLIEDYCQENGINILLKIPFSRKIAELYSNGKPFVYELEGWEEKFKNLYRDIIEEAFNNERNNSN, from the coding sequence GTGAACCAGGAAATTTCACTTTCAATTTTAAGTGGAAAGGGTGGAACCGGGAAAACTACTTTAGCAGTTAATTTAGCACTTGCCCTGGATAATGTCCAGCTGCTTGATGCAGATGTTGAAGAACCGAATGATTATCTTTTCGTATCTCCTGAAATTGGAGAAAAAGAAAAGGAGTCTGTTATGCGGTTAATTCCAGAAGTTAATGATGAAAAATGTACAGCCTGCCGAAAATGTGTTAACTTTTGTGAATACAACGCTCTGGCCATGATGCTTGATAAAGTCTTAATCTTTGAAGAAGTGTGTCACAGCTGTGGTGGTTGTAAAATTGTCTGTCCAGAAAATGCAATTACTGAAAAAGAAAAAGAGTTAGGTAAACTATATCATGATAGTTTAGATAATCTTGATTTTTGGCAGGGAGAATTAAATCCAGGTGAAGAAAAAGCAGTACCTGTAATTGAAAAATTAAAAACAAAAATTGATCATGATAAAAAAGTAATTATTGATTCACCGCCTGGAACTACCTGCCCGACTATAGAAGCAATTATTGACACTGATTTTACAATAGTAGTGACTGAGCCTTCTACTTTTGGCCTGCATGATCTTAAAATGGTAGTTGAAATGTTAAATAATTTAAATCAAGCTTTTGCAGTTATAATTAATAGATCAGAATCAGATGCTGATTATTTAATTGAAGATTACTGTCAAGAAAATGGAATAAATATTTTATTGAAAATTCCTTTTTCCAGAAAAATTGCAGAACTTTATTCTAATGGAAAGCCCTTTGTTTATGAGCTTGAAGGATGGGAAGAAAAATTTAAAAACCTATACAGAGATATTATAGAGGAGGCCTTTAACAATGAAAGAAATAACAGTAATTAG